The following coding sequences are from one Streptomyces angustmyceticus window:
- a CDS encoding dipeptidase translates to MSDSPLARTVAALQPRARAELAELVAFKSVADPDQFPRSECEAAAGWIVEALRADGFQDVALLDTPDGTQSVYGFLPGPAGAPTVLLYAHYDVQPPLDESAWLSPPFELTERDGRWYGRGAADCKGGLIMHLTALRALKEHGGVPVNVKVIVEGSEEQGTGGLERYAEAHPELLAADAIVIGDTGNFRVGLPTVTATLRGMTLVRVQVDTLEGNLHSGQFGGAAPDALAALIRILDSLRAEDGSTTVNGLAADASWEGLQYAEEDFRKDAKVLDGVGLVGSGSVADRIWARPAATVLGIDCPPVVGATPSVQAGARALVSLRVPPGTDAAEATKLLTAHLESAAPWGARVTVEQIGQGQPFRADTGSPAYTSMAEALREAYDGEEMQTSGMGGSIPLCNTLASLYPDAEILLIGLSEPEAQIHAVNESVSPRELERLSLAEALFLRRFAK, encoded by the coding sequence ATGTCTGACAGCCCGCTCGCACGTACCGTCGCCGCGTTGCAGCCCCGCGCCAGGGCCGAGCTGGCCGAACTGGTGGCCTTCAAGTCGGTCGCGGACCCCGACCAGTTCCCCCGGAGCGAGTGCGAGGCCGCCGCGGGCTGGATCGTCGAGGCACTGCGGGCGGACGGCTTCCAGGACGTGGCGCTGCTGGACACCCCCGACGGCACCCAGTCCGTGTACGGCTTCCTGCCCGGCCCGGCCGGCGCCCCCACGGTGCTGCTGTACGCCCACTACGACGTGCAGCCGCCGCTGGACGAGTCCGCCTGGCTCTCCCCGCCCTTCGAACTCACCGAGCGCGACGGCCGCTGGTACGGGCGCGGCGCGGCCGACTGCAAGGGCGGCCTGATCATGCATCTGACGGCGCTGCGCGCGCTCAAGGAGCACGGCGGGGTCCCGGTCAACGTCAAGGTGATCGTGGAGGGTTCGGAGGAGCAGGGCACCGGCGGCCTGGAGCGCTACGCCGAGGCCCACCCCGAGCTGCTGGCCGCGGACGCCATCGTCATCGGCGACACCGGAAACTTCCGGGTCGGGCTGCCGACCGTGACCGCGACGCTGCGCGGGATGACGCTCGTCCGGGTCCAGGTCGACACCCTGGAGGGCAACCTGCACTCCGGCCAGTTCGGCGGCGCGGCCCCCGACGCGCTGGCGGCGCTGATCCGCATCCTGGACTCGCTGCGCGCCGAGGACGGCTCGACCACCGTCAACGGACTGGCCGCGGACGCCTCCTGGGAGGGCCTGCAGTACGCCGAGGAGGACTTCCGCAAGGACGCCAAGGTCCTCGACGGCGTCGGCCTGGTCGGCAGCGGCTCGGTCGCGGACCGGATCTGGGCGCGTCCGGCCGCCACGGTACTCGGCATCGACTGCCCGCCGGTCGTCGGCGCCACCCCCTCCGTACAGGCCGGCGCCCGCGCCCTGGTGAGCCTGCGGGTGCCCCCGGGCACGGACGCCGCCGAGGCCACGAAGCTGCTGACCGCCCACCTGGAGAGCGCCGCCCCCTGGGGCGCGCGGGTCACCGTCGAGCAGATCGGCCAGGGCCAGCCGTTCCGCGCCGACACCGGCAGCCCCGCGTACACCTCCATGGCCGAGGCCCTGCGCGAGGCCTACGACGGCGAGGAGATGCAGACCTCCGGCATGGGCGGCTCCATCCCCCTCTGCAACACGTTGGCTTCGCTCTATCCCGACGCCGAGATCCTGCTCATCGGTTTGAGCGAGCCGGAGGCGCAGATCCACGCCGTCAACGAGAGCGTGTCCCCGCGGGAGCTGGAGCGACTGTCTCTCGCGGAGGCGTTGTTCCTCCGTCGGTTCGCGAAGTAG
- a CDS encoding geranylgeranyl reductase family protein, producing MSSEHAAEDNQQVWDVVVVGAGPAGASAAHAAACTGRRVLLLEKAELPRYKTCGGGIIGPSRDALPPGFELPLRDRVHAVTFSLNGRLTRTRRSRSMLFGLINRPDFDARLVESAQDAGATVRTGVTVSRVEQHGAEVPDRRTVAVVLGDGEVVLARAVVGADGSAGRIGAHVGVKVDQVDLGLEAEIPVPASVAEDWAGRVLIDWGPIPGSYGWVFPKGDTLTVGVISARGEGAATKRYLEDFIGRLGLAGFEPSISSGHLTRCRADDSPLSRGRVLVCGDAAGLLEPWTREGISFALRSGRLAGEWAVRVSEAHDAVDARRQALNYAFAIKAGLGVEMGVGRQMLKVFSRRPGVLHAAITGFRPAWQAFAKITRGTTTLAEIVRTHSMARRALEAMNRG from the coding sequence GTGAGCAGCGAGCACGCAGCCGAGGACAACCAGCAGGTGTGGGACGTCGTGGTGGTGGGTGCGGGGCCTGCGGGCGCCTCGGCCGCGCATGCCGCGGCCTGTACGGGGCGCCGGGTGTTGCTCCTGGAGAAGGCGGAGCTCCCGCGCTACAAGACCTGTGGCGGCGGCATCATCGGGCCGTCGCGGGACGCGCTGCCGCCGGGCTTCGAGCTGCCGCTGCGGGACCGGGTGCACGCGGTGACGTTCTCGCTGAACGGCCGGCTGACCCGCACCCGCCGTTCCAGGAGCATGCTGTTCGGGCTGATCAACCGCCCCGACTTCGACGCGCGGCTGGTCGAGTCGGCCCAGGACGCGGGCGCGACGGTCCGTACGGGCGTCACGGTCTCGCGGGTGGAGCAGCACGGCGCCGAGGTGCCCGACCGGCGGACCGTCGCGGTGGTGCTGGGCGACGGCGAGGTGGTGCTGGCGCGCGCCGTGGTCGGCGCGGACGGCAGCGCGGGCCGGATAGGAGCCCATGTCGGGGTCAAGGTCGACCAGGTCGACCTCGGGCTGGAGGCGGAGATCCCGGTTCCGGCGTCGGTCGCCGAGGACTGGGCGGGCCGGGTGCTCATCGACTGGGGCCCGATCCCCGGCAGCTACGGCTGGGTCTTCCCCAAGGGCGACACCCTCACCGTCGGCGTCATCTCCGCACGGGGCGAGGGCGCCGCGACCAAGCGCTATCTGGAGGACTTCATCGGGCGGCTGGGCCTCGCCGGTTTCGAGCCGAGCATCTCGTCCGGGCATCTGACGCGCTGCCGCGCGGACGACTCTCCACTGTCCCGCGGCCGGGTGCTGGTGTGCGGCGACGCGGCCGGGCTGCTGGAGCCGTGGACGCGGGAGGGCATCTCCTTCGCGCTGCGCTCGGGGCGGCTCGCGGGGGAGTGGGCGGTGCGCGTCTCCGAGGCCCATGACGCGGTGGACGCCCGCCGCCAGGCACTCAACTACGCCTTCGCCATCAAGGCGGGCCTCGGCGTGGAGATGGGGGTGGGGCGGCAGATGCTCAAGGTCTTCTCGCGCCGCCCCGGTGTGCTGCACGCCGCGATCACCGGTTTCCGCCCGGCCTGGCAGGCCTTTGCGAAGATCACCCGCGGGACGACCACCCTGGCCGAGATCGTCCGTACCCACTCGATGGCCCGCCGGGCGCTGGAGGCGATGAACCGGGGGTGA
- a CDS encoding sensor histidine kinase: MEHHAWPPGARRRPGTARERWLPSPAGDAGSRSGLPWLSTLAVTVFVLVGSGFAGHDQPGRVPLDGFARALLVVGAALLLFRHRCPRTVAVGTAVTTAVYLAAGYPYGPVFVTLAFGAFAAIVAGYRGVAWCALGGVWVCHVLVAYWLYRWLPPPHDGPAPWEQEFFVLAWVVAVVALSELARVRREQLARARAERAAAERRRADEERLRIARELHDVLAHSISVINVQAGMGLALLDSDPEQARSALTTIKDASKEALGEVRQVLDTLRAPGDAPRSPAPGLDRLPELTEQARSAGLAVEVTTEGAPATLAPGTDLAAFRIVQEALTNVVRHSGSRTARVLLIHAPGALEIRVDDDGPATAAAVGPAGGGNGLVGMRERAAALGGTVEAGPRPDGGFRVRARIPLPGTPDPGRAGPDADTVLPADTEEES, translated from the coding sequence ATGGAGCACCACGCATGGCCGCCGGGGGCGCGGCGCCGCCCCGGCACGGCCCGGGAGCGGTGGCTGCCGTCCCCGGCCGGGGACGCCGGGAGCCGGTCCGGGCTGCCGTGGCTCTCGACGCTCGCCGTGACGGTCTTCGTGCTGGTCGGCTCCGGTTTCGCCGGGCACGACCAGCCGGGCCGCGTCCCGCTGGACGGCTTCGCCCGCGCGCTGCTGGTCGTGGGCGCGGCCCTGCTGCTGTTCCGGCACCGCTGCCCGCGCACCGTCGCCGTCGGCACCGCCGTCACCACCGCGGTCTACCTCGCGGCCGGCTATCCGTACGGCCCGGTCTTCGTCACCCTCGCGTTCGGCGCCTTCGCGGCGATCGTCGCCGGGTACCGCGGGGTCGCCTGGTGCGCGCTGGGCGGGGTGTGGGTCTGTCACGTCCTGGTGGCCTACTGGCTCTACCGGTGGCTGCCGCCCCCGCACGACGGGCCCGCCCCCTGGGAGCAGGAGTTCTTCGTCCTGGCCTGGGTGGTGGCCGTGGTGGCCCTGTCCGAGCTGGCCCGGGTGCGCCGCGAGCAGCTCGCGCGGGCGCGGGCCGAACGGGCCGCCGCGGAGCGCCGCAGGGCGGACGAGGAGCGGCTGCGGATCGCCCGCGAGCTGCACGACGTCCTCGCCCACAGCATCTCCGTCATCAACGTCCAGGCGGGCATGGGCCTGGCACTGCTCGACAGCGACCCGGAGCAGGCGCGGTCCGCGCTGACCACCATCAAGGACGCGAGCAAGGAGGCGCTCGGCGAGGTCCGCCAGGTCCTCGACACCCTGCGCGCCCCGGGGGACGCCCCGCGCTCCCCGGCCCCCGGCCTGGACCGGCTGCCCGAACTCACCGAGCAGGCCCGAAGCGCCGGACTCGCCGTGGAGGTCACCACCGAGGGCGCCCCCGCGACCCTGGCGCCCGGCACCGATCTCGCCGCCTTCCGCATCGTCCAGGAAGCGCTCACCAACGTCGTCCGGCACTCCGGCTCGCGCACCGCCCGGGTGCTGCTCATCCATGCGCCCGGCGCGCTGGAGATCAGGGTCGACGACGACGGGCCGGCGACCGCGGCCGCGGTCGGCCCGGCCGGCGGCGGCAACGGCCTGGTCGGCATGCGGGAGCGGGCCGCCGCGCTGGGTGGCACGGTGGAGGCGGGCCCGCGCCCGGACGGCGGTTTCCGGGTACGGGCCCGGATCCCGCTGCCCGGGACGCCCGACCCGGGCCGGGCTGGGCCGGACGCGGATACGGTGCTCCCGGCCGATACCGAGGAGGAGTCGTGA
- a CDS encoding response regulator transcription factor encodes MIRVLLADDQLLVRAGFKALLDAQPDIEVVAEAGDGQQALAAVRAHRPDLVLMDIRMPVLDGLVATRRITGDPRLPEVKVVMLTTFELDEYVFEALRSGASGFLVKDTEPEELVRAVRAVVAGDALLSPGVTRRLIAEFAARSKEPAAADALSALTEREREVMALVGIGLSNEEIARRLVVSPLTAKTHVSRTMVKLGARDRAQLVVLAYESGLVRPGWLG; translated from the coding sequence GTGATCCGGGTACTGCTCGCCGACGACCAGCTGCTGGTCCGGGCCGGGTTCAAGGCGCTGCTGGACGCCCAGCCCGATATCGAGGTGGTCGCCGAGGCCGGGGACGGGCAGCAGGCGCTGGCGGCGGTCCGTGCGCACCGCCCGGACCTCGTCCTGATGGACATCCGGATGCCGGTGCTGGACGGCCTGGTCGCCACCCGACGGATCACCGGGGACCCGCGGCTGCCGGAGGTGAAGGTGGTCATGCTGACCACCTTCGAGCTGGACGAGTACGTCTTCGAGGCGCTCCGCTCCGGCGCCTCCGGGTTCCTGGTCAAGGACACCGAACCGGAGGAGCTGGTGCGGGCCGTGCGCGCGGTCGTGGCCGGTGACGCGCTGCTCTCGCCGGGCGTCACCCGCCGCCTGATCGCCGAGTTCGCGGCCCGCTCCAAGGAACCCGCCGCGGCGGACGCGCTGTCCGCGCTGACCGAGCGGGAGCGCGAGGTGATGGCGCTGGTCGGCATCGGCCTGTCCAACGAGGAGATCGCCCGCCGGCTGGTCGTCAGCCCGCTCACCGCCAAGACCCATGTCAGCCGCACCATGGTCAAACTGGGCGCCCGCGACCGCGCCCAACTCGTCGTCCTGGCCTACGAGTCGGGTTTGGTGCGGCCCGGCTGGCTGGGCTGA
- a CDS encoding DUF6332 family protein yields the protein MSPSRTRAERDALTVEIMFALVSGAFLGVVGFLALGGVALWGGLPGPWRGPWLTVSEALGGLLCGVRVVRVLRRLPGRPGTGPSPADVVWSQPSQPGRTKPDS from the coding sequence ATGTCACCCAGCCGTACCCGGGCCGAACGGGACGCCCTCACCGTCGAGATCATGTTCGCCCTGGTCAGCGGCGCTTTTCTGGGCGTTGTGGGGTTCCTGGCGCTGGGCGGCGTGGCGCTGTGGGGCGGGCTCCCGGGCCCGTGGCGCGGTCCGTGGCTCACGGTGAGCGAGGCCCTCGGCGGACTGCTGTGCGGTGTGCGGGTGGTGCGGGTGCTCCGGCGCCTGCCCGGCCGGCCGGGGACCGGTCCGTCCCCCGCGGACGTCGTCTGGTCTCAGCCCAGCCAGCCGGGCCGCACCAAACCCGACTCGTAG
- a CDS encoding maleylpyruvate isomerase family mycothiol-dependent enzyme: MEITEFVETLRLDGSLLADAAEEAGPDARIPACPEWRVRDLVTHIGRIHRWATDFVKQGAQQPGPPPEAPELPDDDLVSWLREGHHHLVLALHSAPQGLSAWTFLPAPSPLAFWARRQAHETSVHRVDAQQAAGASLTPLPSAFAADGIDELLTGFHARDRSRLRTDVPRTLRLRATDAPGADWTVHLTEAPPHTVRTAPEAGADGPDAAGPADCTIEGRAEELYLALWNRLPWDAMTITGEESLAQLWRERSGI; encoded by the coding sequence ATGGAGATCACTGAGTTCGTCGAAACGCTGCGACTGGACGGCAGCCTGCTTGCCGACGCCGCCGAGGAAGCGGGACCGGATGCCCGCATTCCGGCCTGTCCGGAGTGGCGGGTGCGGGATCTGGTCACCCACATCGGGCGGATCCACCGCTGGGCGACGGATTTCGTGAAGCAGGGCGCACAGCAGCCCGGCCCGCCGCCCGAGGCCCCGGAGCTGCCCGACGACGACCTCGTGTCCTGGCTGCGCGAGGGCCATCACCACCTCGTCCTGGCGCTGCACTCCGCCCCGCAGGGCCTGTCGGCCTGGACGTTCCTGCCCGCCCCGTCCCCGCTCGCGTTCTGGGCCCGCCGGCAGGCGCACGAGACCTCGGTGCACCGCGTCGACGCGCAGCAGGCGGCCGGTGCCTCCCTGACCCCGCTCCCCTCCGCCTTCGCGGCCGACGGGATCGACGAACTCCTGACGGGCTTTCACGCCCGCGACCGCAGCCGGCTGCGGACCGACGTCCCCCGCACGCTGCGGCTGCGCGCGACCGACGCCCCCGGCGCCGACTGGACCGTGCACCTCACCGAGGCGCCGCCGCACACGGTGCGCACCGCCCCGGAGGCCGGCGCCGACGGACCGGACGCCGCCGGGCCCGCGGACTGCACGATCGAGGGCCGGGCCGAGGAGCTCTACCTCGCGCTGTGGAACCGGCTGCCCTGGGACGCGATGACGATCACCGGTGAGGAGTCGCTGGCCCAGCTGTGGCGGGAGCGTTCCGGCATCTGA
- a CDS encoding MFS transporter, which translates to MPTLNKIRRVRTPRRGPDSAGPRLLRLRIALTAFFAMDGFLFAGWVVRIPAIKAQTGAGAGALGLALLGVSAGAVAFMMLTGRLCRRFGSHTVTTASGAALALSIVLPPLTHSATALGLVLLVFGAAYGSLNVAMNSAAVDLIGALRRPVMPGFHAAFSLGGMLGAGLGGLLAGSLSPTVHLLLLAAIGLLVTAVAGYGLRAHPAPEVPERLPAAGESRPHGGRAGRGRGLVLVFGLIALCTAYGEGAMADWGALHLSQDLAAGPGTAAAGYAVFALAMTVGRLTGTAFVQRFGAARTLIAGGATAFAGLLLGALAPSAGAACAGFVVAGLGLANIFPIAIARAGESGGPDGVAVASTVGYGGMLLGPPAIGFLAEAAGLPVALTTPALLAAVAAVIGYATRGAHHAGRR; encoded by the coding sequence GTGCCGACACTAAACAAAATACGGAGGGTCCGCACGCCGCGCCGGGGCCCCGATTCCGCCGGTCCGCGCCTGCTCCGCCTCCGTATCGCCCTCACCGCGTTCTTCGCCATGGACGGCTTCCTCTTCGCCGGCTGGGTCGTCCGCATCCCCGCGATCAAGGCCCAGACCGGCGCCGGCGCGGGCGCGCTGGGGCTCGCGCTGCTCGGCGTGTCGGCGGGTGCGGTCGCCTTCATGATGCTCACCGGCAGGCTGTGCCGGCGGTTCGGCAGCCACACCGTGACGACCGCCTCCGGTGCCGCCCTCGCGCTGAGCATCGTGCTGCCGCCGCTCACCCACTCGGCGACCGCGCTGGGACTGGTCCTGCTGGTCTTCGGCGCCGCGTACGGCTCGCTCAACGTCGCGATGAACAGCGCCGCGGTCGACCTGATCGGCGCGCTGCGGCGCCCCGTGATGCCGGGCTTCCACGCCGCCTTCAGCCTCGGCGGCATGCTCGGCGCGGGCCTGGGCGGGCTGCTCGCGGGGAGCCTGTCGCCCACCGTCCATCTGCTGCTGCTCGCCGCGATCGGGCTGCTGGTGACGGCCGTTGCCGGCTACGGGCTGCGCGCACACCCCGCTCCGGAGGTCCCCGAGCGGCTGCCCGCCGCCGGGGAGAGCCGCCCGCACGGCGGCCGGGCGGGCCGCGGCCGCGGTCTGGTCCTGGTCTTCGGGCTGATCGCGCTGTGCACCGCGTACGGCGAGGGCGCCATGGCCGACTGGGGCGCGCTGCACCTCTCCCAGGACCTGGCCGCCGGGCCCGGCACGGCCGCCGCCGGGTATGCGGTGTTCGCGCTGGCGATGACCGTCGGACGGCTGACCGGGACCGCGTTCGTACAGCGCTTCGGCGCGGCGCGGACCCTGATCGCGGGCGGGGCCACGGCGTTCGCCGGCCTGCTGCTCGGCGCGCTCGCCCCCTCGGCCGGGGCGGCCTGTGCCGGCTTCGTCGTCGCGGGCCTGGGGCTCGCCAACATCTTCCCGATCGCCATCGCCCGGGCCGGTGAGAGCGGCGGCCCGGACGGGGTCGCCGTGGCCTCCACGGTCGGCTACGGCGGCATGCTGCTCGGCCCGCCCGCCATCGGCTTCCTCGCCGAGGCGGCCGGCCTGCCGGTGGCCCTGACGACGCCGGCGCTGCTGGCCGCGGTCGCCGCGGTCATCGGATACGCCACCCGCGGCGCGCACCACGCCGGGCGGCGGTGA
- a CDS encoding ROK family protein: MTQTRTTRLERGRGALGPALELVHTGRAPTRAVLTSELGVTRATAGAVAAELEALGLITVDSRPTASAGSQGRPSHRLFVAERGPVVLAAQIHADGFRVALVGLGGRIVATSTGCGTIPADPAHVLADVVAAGSELLRQTGRRCLGAGLAVPSAVAEPDGEALNPLHLAWPSGAPVRALFLRSLADAGIPGVTEAIGFTGNDVNLMALAEHRHGAGRGARDLLCVASGHRGVGGALVLDGRLHSGSSGLALEVGHLTVNPEGAPCHCGSRGCLDVEADPLAFLGAAGREPGPEVSLLQQAADLLRDEYADPGVRAAADLLIDRLGLGIAGLVNILNPDRIVLGGLHRALLAADPERLRAVVADRSLWGRSGGVPILPCSLDHNSLVGAAELAWQPVLDDPLVVLER, encoded by the coding sequence GTGACCCAGACTCGGACAACCAGGCTGGAGCGGGGCCGTGGCGCCCTCGGACCCGCACTGGAGCTCGTACACACCGGACGCGCGCCCACCCGCGCCGTCCTGACCTCCGAACTCGGCGTGACCCGCGCCACCGCGGGGGCGGTGGCCGCCGAGCTCGAAGCGCTCGGTTTGATCACCGTCGACTCCCGGCCGACGGCCTCCGCCGGCTCCCAAGGGCGCCCCTCCCACCGGCTGTTCGTCGCCGAGCGCGGACCGGTGGTGCTCGCCGCGCAGATCCACGCCGACGGGTTCCGGGTGGCGCTGGTCGGCCTCGGCGGCCGCATCGTGGCGACCTCGACCGGCTGCGGCACCATCCCCGCCGACCCGGCGCACGTCCTCGCCGACGTGGTCGCGGCCGGCTCGGAGCTGCTGCGCCAGACCGGGCGGCGCTGCCTCGGCGCCGGACTCGCGGTGCCCTCCGCGGTCGCCGAACCGGACGGCGAGGCCCTCAACCCCCTCCACCTCGCCTGGCCCTCCGGCGCCCCCGTACGCGCACTGTTCCTGCGCTCGCTGGCCGACGCCGGCATCCCGGGAGTCACCGAGGCGATCGGCTTCACCGGCAACGACGTCAACCTCATGGCCCTCGCCGAACACCGGCACGGCGCCGGCCGGGGCGCCCGCGACCTGCTCTGTGTGGCGTCCGGCCACCGGGGCGTCGGCGGGGCGCTGGTGCTCGACGGCCGCCTGCACAGCGGCAGTTCGGGCCTGGCGCTGGAGGTCGGCCACCTGACGGTCAACCCCGAGGGGGCGCCCTGCCACTGCGGCAGCCGCGGCTGCCTGGACGTCGAGGCGGACCCGCTCGCCTTCCTCGGCGCCGCCGGCCGCGAACCCGGCCCCGAGGTCTCCCTGCTCCAGCAGGCCGCCGACCTGCTGCGCGACGAGTACGCCGACCCCGGCGTCCGGGCCGCCGCCGACCTCCTCATCGACCGTCTCGGCCTCGGCATCGCCGGCCTCGTCAACATCCTCAACCCCGACCGCATCGTCCTCGGCGGCCTGCACCGCGCCCTCCTGGCGGCCGACCCGGAACGACTGCGCGCGGTCGTCGCCGACCGCAGCCTGTGGGGCCGCAGCGGCGGCGTACCGATCCTCCCCTGCAGTCTCGACCACAACAGCCTCGTCGGCGCGGCGGAGCTGGCCTGGCAGCCGGTGCTGGACGATCCGTTGGTGGTTCTTGAGCGGTGA
- a CDS encoding PPOX class F420-dependent oxidoreductase has product MIPEVVARSPYVSLVTYRRSGTAVATPVWAVAEGDELLVWTRDDSWKVKRLRNDARVTVTPCDVRGRIAEGVPTVEGTGRLLEGKDALGRVRRAMAGKYGLRFRLMDSVGALVRGGKRPHVGISVTL; this is encoded by the coding sequence ATGATTCCCGAAGTGGTCGCGCGCAGTCCCTACGTCAGCCTGGTCACGTACCGCAGGAGCGGGACCGCGGTGGCCACTCCCGTGTGGGCGGTGGCGGAGGGGGACGAGCTGCTGGTGTGGACGCGGGACGACAGCTGGAAGGTGAAGCGGCTGCGCAACGACGCGCGGGTGACCGTCACCCCGTGCGATGTGCGCGGCCGGATCGCCGAGGGTGTGCCGACCGTCGAAGGGACCGGCCGGCTCCTGGAGGGGAAGGACGCGCTCGGCCGGGTGCGCAGGGCGATGGCGGGCAAATACGGGCTCCGGTTCCGGCTGATGGACAGCGTCGGTGCGCTGGTGCGCGGCGGAAAGCGGCCGCACGTGGGGATCTCGGTCACGCTGTAG
- a CDS encoding phosphotriesterase family protein has protein sequence MAHGPLAGPPPPVPAPAVRTVLGDIPPADLGVCDAHDHLFLRSPQLPGQELDDPGAAAAELRAFRAAGGAAVIQWTPYGMGRGAAELPRLARESGVRIVAATGLHQAAHYPPEVLERVRSGLAGRFVTELTEGIGGTGPRAGMIKVAGGFHGLDAHSRHTMAAAAEAQRATGAVIGVHLELGTGALDVLDLLCGELAVPPDRVILGHLNRSPDLVVHRAAAAAGAYLAFDGPSRAHHATDWRLPDALAALAEAGFGDRILLGGDTTTAGARSVNGGPGMPHLLRRHRERLETALGAELVTQFLTANPARAFAAAWTRPQQPGRGTGPTGPTGPTGPTGPTATA, from the coding sequence GTGGCCCACGGGCCCCTCGCGGGCCCGCCACCGCCCGTTCCGGCCCCCGCCGTCCGTACGGTCCTCGGCGACATTCCTCCGGCCGACCTCGGCGTCTGCGACGCACACGACCATCTCTTCCTGCGCAGTCCGCAGTTGCCGGGCCAGGAACTGGACGACCCCGGGGCCGCGGCCGCCGAACTGCGTGCCTTCCGCGCGGCCGGCGGGGCGGCGGTGATCCAGTGGACGCCGTACGGCATGGGCCGCGGCGCCGCCGAACTACCGCGGCTGGCGCGGGAGTCGGGGGTGCGGATCGTGGCGGCCACGGGGCTGCACCAGGCGGCGCACTACCCGCCCGAGGTGCTGGAGCGCGTTCGCTCGGGTCTGGCCGGACGGTTCGTCACCGAACTGACCGAGGGCATCGGCGGCACCGGCCCACGGGCCGGGATGATCAAGGTGGCCGGCGGCTTCCACGGCCTGGACGCGCACTCCCGGCACACCATGGCCGCGGCCGCGGAGGCCCAGCGGGCGACGGGTGCGGTCATCGGCGTCCATCTGGAGCTGGGGACCGGGGCGCTGGACGTACTCGACCTGCTCTGCGGCGAGTTGGCGGTCCCGCCGGACCGGGTGATCCTCGGCCACCTCAACCGCTCGCCGGACCTCGTCGTCCACCGGGCGGCCGCCGCGGCCGGCGCGTATCTGGCCTTCGACGGCCCCTCGCGGGCCCATCATGCGACCGACTGGCGGCTGCCCGACGCGCTGGCCGCACTCGCCGAGGCGGGCTTCGGCGACCGGATCCTGCTGGGCGGCGACACCACGACGGCCGGCGCCCGGTCGGTGAACGGCGGCCCCGGCATGCCGCACCTGCTGCGCCGCCACCGCGAACGCCTCGAAACCGCCCTGGGCGCGGAGCTGGTGACCCAGTTCCTGACCGCCAACCCGGCCCGCGCCTTCGCCGCCGCCTGGACGCGGCCCCAGCAGCCGGGCCGGGGAACGGGTCCGACGGGTCCGACGGGTCCGACGGGTCCGACGGGTCCGACGGCTACAGCGTGA
- a CDS encoding DUF4865 family protein, whose product MHAMQYAITLPADYDMQIIRHRVKSRGHLLDDFTGLGLKAYGIRERGVDGSPVNQYAPFYLWADPDAMNRFLLGDGFRGVVRDFGRPPVQHWQGLFHRPGPAAGAVPCAFTRRTETLAEDADLAAAVAGAMAGHEELAATDGVHTTALGLDPRHWELVHFTLWADASPRSAGDRYEVLHLSAPEAGRLTSGRQW is encoded by the coding sequence ATGCACGCCATGCAGTACGCGATCACGCTGCCCGCCGACTACGACATGCAGATCATCCGGCACCGGGTGAAGTCCAGGGGCCACCTCCTGGACGACTTCACCGGCCTCGGTCTCAAGGCTTACGGCATCCGGGAGCGGGGGGTCGACGGCTCGCCCGTCAACCAGTACGCGCCGTTCTACCTCTGGGCCGACCCGGACGCCATGAACCGTTTCCTCCTCGGTGACGGATTCCGTGGTGTGGTCCGCGACTTCGGGCGGCCGCCCGTCCAGCACTGGCAGGGGCTGTTCCACCGGCCGGGGCCGGCCGCGGGCGCCGTCCCGTGTGCCTTCACCCGGCGGACGGAGACGCTCGCCGAGGACGCCGACCTCGCCGCTGCCGTCGCCGGCGCGATGGCCGGGCACGAGGAGCTGGCCGCGACGGACGGGGTGCACACCACCGCGCTGGGCCTGGACCCGCGGCACTGGGAGCTGGTGCACTTCACCCTCTGGGCCGACGCCTCCCCGCGGTCCGCCGGGGACCGTTACGAGGTGCTGCACCTGTCCGCCCCGGAGGCCGGCCGGCTCACGTCGGGACGGCAGTGGTGA